In a genomic window of Pangasianodon hypophthalmus isolate fPanHyp1 chromosome 19, fPanHyp1.pri, whole genome shotgun sequence:
- the baalcb gene encoding brain and acute leukemia cytoplasmic protein, which yields MGCGGSRTDALEPRYLESWTKETESTWLTSTDTDIPLSSIHSIPSETSSEVVFASEKTTNSDIFDDGLPAPAQAYLKVCSAMSEASINDVKGGGPHTILASQEQEGLPSSPGTTVQRRSVVRTEEIWQDNRMSTKQVTITVTQSIRQVDKSGKVKEKSHTTFEVMKPLDCLKEAEADSVLK from the exons ATGGGTTGTGGAGGCTCTAGGACAGACGCTTTGGAACCACGGTACCTGGAAAGCTGGACCAAAGAGACAGAATCTACTTGGCTGACTAGCACAGATACAGACATCCCACTGTCTTCAATCCACAGCATCCCCTCAGAGACCTCCTCTGAGGTTGTTTTTGCATCAGAGAAAACCACCAACTCTG ATATCTTCGATGATGGCCTGCCAGCTCCTGCTCAGGCATACCTGAAGGTGTGTTCTGCCATGTCTGAGGCTAGTATTAATGATGTCAAAGGTGGTGGTCCTCACACAATACTGGCCTCTCAAGAACAGGAGGGCCTGCCCTCCTCACCAGGCACCACAGTGCAGAGAAGAAGTGTTGTTCGCACTGAAGAGATT TGGCAAGACAATAGGATGTCGACTAAGCAGGTGACCATCACTGTAACGCAGAGCATTCGTCAAGTGGACAAGAGCGGAAAGGTCAAAGAAAAATCCCACACTACTTTTGAGGTCATGAAACCTCTGGATTGTCTGAAGGAAGCAGAAGCAGACTCTGTTCTGAAGTGA
- the nme6 gene encoding nucleoside diphosphate kinase 6, giving the protein MILSRVRCARVLQLTLAIIKPDAVAHPLILEALHQKILENNFIIVRRKDLIWRRSDSERFYVEHKGRFFYQRLVEFMSSGPMRAYILAREDAITHWRELMGPTKVYRARYTSPRTIRAQYGLTDTRNTTHGSDSSESAEREIAFFFPEFSVQHWRDVEEPCFRAGHIEYDEQRQIHTALKHI; this is encoded by the exons ATGATTTTGTCACGTGTACGATGCGCGAGGGTGCTGCAGCTCACCCTTGCGATCATAAAACCGGACGCTGTCGCTCATCCTCTAATACTGGAG GCTCTTCATCAGAAAATTCTAGAGAACAACTTCATCATTGTTAGAAGGAAAGATCTCATCTGGAGAAGAAGTGATTCAGAGAGGTTTTATGTAGAGCATAAAG GACGGTTCTTCTACCAGCGACTAGTTGAATTCATGTCAAG TGGTCCAATGAGAGCTTACATCCTAGCGAGAGAAGATGCTATTACCCACTGGCGGGAGTTGATGGGTCCCACTAAAGTGTATCGAGCACGGTACACATCACCGAGGACCATTCGAGCGCAATATGGGCTCACTGACACTAGGAACACAACACACGGCTCAG ATTCGTCAGAGTCAGCCGAAAGAGAGATTGCATTCTTCTTTCCAGAATTCAGTGTTCAGCACTGGCGAGATGTGGAGGAGCCATGTTTTAGGGCAGGGCACATTGAATATGACGAGCAGAGACAAATCCATACTGCACTAAAACACATCTAA